A genomic window from Strix uralensis isolate ZFMK-TIS-50842 chromosome 20, bStrUra1, whole genome shotgun sequence includes:
- the PHF12 gene encoding PHD finger protein 12 isoform X2: protein MGKRRAGGPRRSPGEVAGPLTTIAAIAARKEGICCAAITAPPLSTSSAATLRSVRKCCLRGSGCVTAALYAASLPIHVVQKREQKKELGQVNGLVDKSGKRTTSPTSDADLLDRSSSSIRANAHARILERRASRPGTPTSNASTETPNSEQNDVDEDIIDVDDDSAIAEMDCGQPQLKRPFELLIAAAMERNPTQFQLPNELTCTTALPGTSKRRRKEETTGKNVKKAQHELDHNGLVPLPVKVCFTCNRSCRVAPLIQCDYCPLLFHMDCLEPPLTAMPLGRWMCPNHIEHVVLNQKNLTLSNRCRVFDRFQDTISQHVVKVDFLNRIHKKHPPNRRVLQSVKRKGLKVPDAIKSQYRLPPPLLAPAAIRDGELICNGIPEEPLQKHLLNTEHLASQTEQQEWLCSVVALQCSILKHLSAKQMTSLWDSEQTEKADIKPVIVADSSLANPYQAADKAPTPTPYSMSSCTSGITTQNSLSSSQSQQTLSQEDVNCSSCIDKSKKVSSCGTSNGPTASDIKVNGPHFYGVSSESSAQLTDSQRLIGSGNTIPVLSHRQTWPRPLTPPATCGLLNHTIGTIVKTENVAGPVSCAQRGSVPVTSMPTSISSSCASLETTSTLQRKNVQTQIGPPLTADLRSMGSPLTATRALTPPQAVGDGISAVGSTNRFCSPAPPSDGKVSPSTLSIGSALTLPSSLTSNSAAMLDLTSSLKAFMDGEIEINMLDEQLIKFLALQRIHQLFPSKAQSLASSVSSHQQSPVGNHIEAQRKEVQARAVFYPLMGLGGAVNMCYRTLYIGTGADMDVCLTSYGHCNYVSGKHACIFYDENTKHYELLNYSEHGTTVDNVLYSCDFSEKMTPTPPSSIVAKVQSVIKRHKSRKQEEEPHEEAAVMNSQAQGQHRKPCNCKASSSSLIGGSGAGWEGTALLHHGSYIKLGCLQFVFSITEFATKQPKGDTALVQDMDLEEKLSLKPHQVPVLRSNSVP from the exons ATGGGGAAAAGAAGAGCAGGAGGCCCGAGAAGGAGCCCAGGCGAAGTGGCAGGGCCACTAACCACGATAGCTGCGATAGCTGCAAGGAAGGAGGGGATCTGCTGTGCTGCGATCACTGCCCCGCCGCTTTCCACCTCCAGTGCTG CAACCCTCCGCTCAGTGAGGAAATGCTGCCTCCGGGGGAGTGGATGTGTCACCGCTGCACTGTACGCCGCAAG CCTGCCTATTCATGTCGTGCAGAAGCGAGAACAGAAGAAAGAGCTGGGGCAGGTAAATGGATTGGTGGACAAATCTGGGAAAAGGACCACCTCCCCCACCAGTGACGCAGACCTGTTGGACAGGTCTAGCAGCAGCATCAGGGCTAATGCGCATGCCAGGATCTTGGAAAGGAGAGCAAGCCGGCCTGGCACTCCCACATCCAATGCCAGCACCGAGACCCCCAACTCAGAACAGAATGATGTCGATGAGGACATAATTGACGTGGATGATGACTCTGCCATTGCAGAAATGGActgtgggcagccccagctgAAGCGGCCCTTTGAGCTTCTTATTGCTGCTGCCATGGAAAGGAACCCAACGCAGTTCCAGTTGCCGAATGAACTGACCTGCACCACAGCACTTCCAG GTACTAgtaagaggaggagaaaggaagaaaccaCAGGAAAGAATGTCAAGAAAGCACAACATGAGTTAGACCACAATGGTTTGGTTCCCTTGCCGGTGAAAGTCTGCTTCACATGCAACAG GAGTTGCAGAGTGGCACCTCTAATTCAGTGTGATTATTGCCCGCTCCTGTTCCACATGGATTGTCTGGAGCCACCGCTTACTGCCATGCCTCTGGGTAGATGGATGTGCCCAAATCACATAGAACATGTGGTG CTGAACCAGAAGAACTTGACCCTGAGTAATCGGTGCCGAGTATTTGACCGGTTCCAGGACACCATATCTCAGCATGTTGTCAAAGTGGATTTCTTAAACCGAATCCATAAGAAACATCCTCCGAATCGCAGAGTTCTTCAATCAGTAAAGAGAAAAGGTTTGAAG GTTCCTGATGCTATAAAGTCCCAATACCGGCTTCCACCCCCGTTACTTGCGCCTGCAGCAATTAGAGATGGCGAGCTGATCTGTAACGGGATCCCTGAGGAACCCTTGCAGAAGCACCTTTTGAACACTGAGCACTTAGCCAGCCAGACAGAACAACAGGAG tGGCTCTGTAGTGTTGTTGCGCTCCAGTGCAGCATATTGAAACATTTATCTGCTAAGCAGATGACTTCGCTTTGGGACTCTGAACAAACAGAGAAGGCTGATATTAAGCCTGTTATTGTGGCAGACAGCTCACTCGCCAACCCTTACCAGGCAGCTGACAAGGCACCCACACCTACCCCCTATTCCATGTCATCCTGCACCTCAGGGATTACCACCCAGAATTCCTTGAGCTCCTCGCAATCCCAGCAGACTTTGTCACAGGAAGATGTCAACTGCAGCTCTTGTATAGATAAATCCAAGAAGGTGTCTTCTTGCGGGACTTCGAATGGGCCGACAGCCTCTGACATTAAAGTAAACGGTCCTCATTTCTATGGCGTTTCATCCGAATCTTCAGCACAGTTGACTGACTCCCAGAGGCTAATCGGATCTGGTAACACAATACCTGTTTTGTCTCATCGGCAAACGTGGCCTCGGCCCCTCACGCCCCCAGCGACTTGTGGACTTCTGAATCACACCATAGGAACCATTGTCAAAACGGAGAACGTAGCAGGACCCGTTTCTTGTGCACAAAGGGGTTCTGTGCCGGTCACAAGCATGCCTACGTCCATATCGAGCTCCTGTGCCAGCCTGGAGACCACCAGCACTTTGCAAAGAAAGAATGTGCAGACACAGATAGGACCGCCGCTGACGGCGGACCTGCGATCTATGGGCTCCCCTCTGACTGCCACAAGAGCTCTCACCCCTCCGCAGGCTGTGGGAGACGGGATCTCTGCTGTTGGGTCCACAAACAGATTCTGTTCACCAGCACCACCTTCAG ATGGTAAGGTCAGTCCCAGCACCTTATCCATAGGAAGCGCTTTAACTCTACCCTCATCACTCACTTCAAACTCTGCAGCTATGTTGGACCTCACCAGTTCCCTGAAAGCATTTATGGACGGCG AGATTGAGATAAATATGTTGGATGAGCAGCTGATCAAGTTTCTGGCCTTGCAGAGAATACATCAGCTCTTTCCTTCCAAAGCTCAGTCTCTAGCGAGCAGTGTCAGTTCCCATCAGCAATCTCCTGTGGGAAACCACATTGAAG CGCAAAGAAAGGAAGTGCAAGCCCGGGCGGTGTTCTATCCTCTGATGGGCTTAGGGGGTGCAGTCAATATGTGCTATCGAACCCTCTACATTGGGACAG GAGCTGATATGGATGTGTGCCTTACAAGCTATGGTCACTGTAACTATGTGTCTGGCAAACATGCCTGCATATTCTACGATGAG AATACGAAACATTACGAGCTGTTGAACTACAGTGAGCATGGGACGACCGTGGACAACGTTCTGTATTCGTGTGACTTCTCAGAGAAGATGACGCCCACTCCTCCCAGCAGTATTGTTGCCAAAGTGCAGAGTGTGATAA aacgacataaaagcagaaaacaagaagagGAGCCGCATGAAGAAGCTGCTGTGATGAATTCACAGGCGCAAGGGCAGCATCGGAAACCCTGTAACTGCAaagccagcagctccagcttaataggaggcagcggggctggctgggaggggacagccctgctccaccacgGCAGTTACATCAAGTTGGGCTGCCTGCAGTTTGTTTTCAGCATTACTGAATTTGCGACCAAACAGCCCAAGGGGGACACTGCCTTAGTACAAGATATGGACTTGGAGGAGAAGCTTTCTCTGAAACCCCACCAGGTGCCCGTGCTGCGGTCCAACTCAGTTCCCTAA
- the PHF12 gene encoding PHD finger protein 12 isoform X1, producing the protein MWEKMETKTIVYDLDTSGGLMEQIQALLAPPKSEDGEKKSRRPEKEPRRSGRATNHDSCDSCKEGGDLLCCDHCPAAFHLQCCNPPLSEEMLPPGEWMCHRCTVRRKKREQKKELGQVNGLVDKSGKRTTSPTSDADLLDRSSSSIRANAHARILERRASRPGTPTSNASTETPNSEQNDVDEDIIDVDDDSAIAEMDCGQPQLKRPFELLIAAAMERNPTQFQLPNELTCTTALPGTSKRRRKEETTGKNVKKAQHELDHNGLVPLPVKVCFTCNRSCRVAPLIQCDYCPLLFHMDCLEPPLTAMPLGRWMCPNHIEHVVLNQKNLTLSNRCRVFDRFQDTISQHVVKVDFLNRIHKKHPPNRRVLQSVKRKGLKVPDAIKSQYRLPPPLLAPAAIRDGELICNGIPEEPLQKHLLNTEHLASQTEQQEWLCSVVALQCSILKHLSAKQMTSLWDSEQTEKADIKPVIVADSSLANPYQAADKAPTPTPYSMSSCTSGITTQNSLSSSQSQQTLSQEDVNCSSCIDKSKKVSSCGTSNGPTASDIKVNGPHFYGVSSESSAQLTDSQRLIGSGNTIPVLSHRQTWPRPLTPPATCGLLNHTIGTIVKTENVAGPVSCAQRGSVPVTSMPTSISSSCASLETTSTLQRKNVQTQIGPPLTADLRSMGSPLTATRALTPPQAVGDGISAVGSTNRFCSPAPPSDGKVSPSTLSIGSALTLPSSLTSNSAAMLDLTSSLKAFMDGEIEINMLDEQLIKFLALQRIHQLFPSKAQSLASSVSSHQQSPVGNHIEAQRKEVQARAVFYPLMGLGGAVNMCYRTLYIGTGADMDVCLTSYGHCNYVSGKHACIFYDENTKHYELLNYSEHGTTVDNVLYSCDFSEKMTPTPPSSIVAKVQSVIKRHKSRKQEEEPHEEAAVMNSQAQGQHRKPCNCKASSSSLIGGSGAGWEGTALLHHGSYIKLGCLQFVFSITEFATKQPKGDTALVQDMDLEEKLSLKPHQVPVLRSNSVP; encoded by the exons atgtgggagaagatggagaCCAAGACGATCGTCTACGATCTGGACACCTCCGGGGGGCTCATGGAG CAAATCCAAGCCCTCCTGGCTCCCCCCAAGAGCGAAGATGGGGAAAAGAAGAGCAGGAGGCCCGAGAAGGAGCCCAGGCGAAGTGGCAGGGCCACTAACCACGATAGCTGCGATAGCTGCAAGGAAGGAGGGGATCTGCTGTGCTGCGATCACTGCCCCGCCGCTTTCCACCTCCAGTGCTG CAACCCTCCGCTCAGTGAGGAAATGCTGCCTCCGGGGGAGTGGATGTGTCACCGCTGCACTGTACGCCGCAAG AAGCGAGAACAGAAGAAAGAGCTGGGGCAGGTAAATGGATTGGTGGACAAATCTGGGAAAAGGACCACCTCCCCCACCAGTGACGCAGACCTGTTGGACAGGTCTAGCAGCAGCATCAGGGCTAATGCGCATGCCAGGATCTTGGAAAGGAGAGCAAGCCGGCCTGGCACTCCCACATCCAATGCCAGCACCGAGACCCCCAACTCAGAACAGAATGATGTCGATGAGGACATAATTGACGTGGATGATGACTCTGCCATTGCAGAAATGGActgtgggcagccccagctgAAGCGGCCCTTTGAGCTTCTTATTGCTGCTGCCATGGAAAGGAACCCAACGCAGTTCCAGTTGCCGAATGAACTGACCTGCACCACAGCACTTCCAG GTACTAgtaagaggaggagaaaggaagaaaccaCAGGAAAGAATGTCAAGAAAGCACAACATGAGTTAGACCACAATGGTTTGGTTCCCTTGCCGGTGAAAGTCTGCTTCACATGCAACAG GAGTTGCAGAGTGGCACCTCTAATTCAGTGTGATTATTGCCCGCTCCTGTTCCACATGGATTGTCTGGAGCCACCGCTTACTGCCATGCCTCTGGGTAGATGGATGTGCCCAAATCACATAGAACATGTGGTG CTGAACCAGAAGAACTTGACCCTGAGTAATCGGTGCCGAGTATTTGACCGGTTCCAGGACACCATATCTCAGCATGTTGTCAAAGTGGATTTCTTAAACCGAATCCATAAGAAACATCCTCCGAATCGCAGAGTTCTTCAATCAGTAAAGAGAAAAGGTTTGAAG GTTCCTGATGCTATAAAGTCCCAATACCGGCTTCCACCCCCGTTACTTGCGCCTGCAGCAATTAGAGATGGCGAGCTGATCTGTAACGGGATCCCTGAGGAACCCTTGCAGAAGCACCTTTTGAACACTGAGCACTTAGCCAGCCAGACAGAACAACAGGAG tGGCTCTGTAGTGTTGTTGCGCTCCAGTGCAGCATATTGAAACATTTATCTGCTAAGCAGATGACTTCGCTTTGGGACTCTGAACAAACAGAGAAGGCTGATATTAAGCCTGTTATTGTGGCAGACAGCTCACTCGCCAACCCTTACCAGGCAGCTGACAAGGCACCCACACCTACCCCCTATTCCATGTCATCCTGCACCTCAGGGATTACCACCCAGAATTCCTTGAGCTCCTCGCAATCCCAGCAGACTTTGTCACAGGAAGATGTCAACTGCAGCTCTTGTATAGATAAATCCAAGAAGGTGTCTTCTTGCGGGACTTCGAATGGGCCGACAGCCTCTGACATTAAAGTAAACGGTCCTCATTTCTATGGCGTTTCATCCGAATCTTCAGCACAGTTGACTGACTCCCAGAGGCTAATCGGATCTGGTAACACAATACCTGTTTTGTCTCATCGGCAAACGTGGCCTCGGCCCCTCACGCCCCCAGCGACTTGTGGACTTCTGAATCACACCATAGGAACCATTGTCAAAACGGAGAACGTAGCAGGACCCGTTTCTTGTGCACAAAGGGGTTCTGTGCCGGTCACAAGCATGCCTACGTCCATATCGAGCTCCTGTGCCAGCCTGGAGACCACCAGCACTTTGCAAAGAAAGAATGTGCAGACACAGATAGGACCGCCGCTGACGGCGGACCTGCGATCTATGGGCTCCCCTCTGACTGCCACAAGAGCTCTCACCCCTCCGCAGGCTGTGGGAGACGGGATCTCTGCTGTTGGGTCCACAAACAGATTCTGTTCACCAGCACCACCTTCAG ATGGTAAGGTCAGTCCCAGCACCTTATCCATAGGAAGCGCTTTAACTCTACCCTCATCACTCACTTCAAACTCTGCAGCTATGTTGGACCTCACCAGTTCCCTGAAAGCATTTATGGACGGCG AGATTGAGATAAATATGTTGGATGAGCAGCTGATCAAGTTTCTGGCCTTGCAGAGAATACATCAGCTCTTTCCTTCCAAAGCTCAGTCTCTAGCGAGCAGTGTCAGTTCCCATCAGCAATCTCCTGTGGGAAACCACATTGAAG CGCAAAGAAAGGAAGTGCAAGCCCGGGCGGTGTTCTATCCTCTGATGGGCTTAGGGGGTGCAGTCAATATGTGCTATCGAACCCTCTACATTGGGACAG GAGCTGATATGGATGTGTGCCTTACAAGCTATGGTCACTGTAACTATGTGTCTGGCAAACATGCCTGCATATTCTACGATGAG AATACGAAACATTACGAGCTGTTGAACTACAGTGAGCATGGGACGACCGTGGACAACGTTCTGTATTCGTGTGACTTCTCAGAGAAGATGACGCCCACTCCTCCCAGCAGTATTGTTGCCAAAGTGCAGAGTGTGATAA aacgacataaaagcagaaaacaagaagagGAGCCGCATGAAGAAGCTGCTGTGATGAATTCACAGGCGCAAGGGCAGCATCGGAAACCCTGTAACTGCAaagccagcagctccagcttaataggaggcagcggggctggctgggaggggacagccctgctccaccacgGCAGTTACATCAAGTTGGGCTGCCTGCAGTTTGTTTTCAGCATTACTGAATTTGCGACCAAACAGCCCAAGGGGGACACTGCCTTAGTACAAGATATGGACTTGGAGGAGAAGCTTTCTCTGAAACCCCACCAGGTGCCCGTGCTGCGGTCCAACTCAGTTCCCTAA
- the PHF12 gene encoding PHD finger protein 12 isoform X3 — MLQYPVTLNPPLSEEMLPPGEWMCHRCTVRRKKREQKKELGQVNGLVDKSGKRTTSPTSDADLLDRSSSSIRANAHARILERRASRPGTPTSNASTETPNSEQNDVDEDIIDVDDDSAIAEMDCGQPQLKRPFELLIAAAMERNPTQFQLPNELTCTTALPGTSKRRRKEETTGKNVKKAQHELDHNGLVPLPVKVCFTCNRSCRVAPLIQCDYCPLLFHMDCLEPPLTAMPLGRWMCPNHIEHVVLNQKNLTLSNRCRVFDRFQDTISQHVVKVDFLNRIHKKHPPNRRVLQSVKRKGLKVPDAIKSQYRLPPPLLAPAAIRDGELICNGIPEEPLQKHLLNTEHLASQTEQQEWLCSVVALQCSILKHLSAKQMTSLWDSEQTEKADIKPVIVADSSLANPYQAADKAPTPTPYSMSSCTSGITTQNSLSSSQSQQTLSQEDVNCSSCIDKSKKVSSCGTSNGPTASDIKVNGPHFYGVSSESSAQLTDSQRLIGSGNTIPVLSHRQTWPRPLTPPATCGLLNHTIGTIVKTENVAGPVSCAQRGSVPVTSMPTSISSSCASLETTSTLQRKNVQTQIGPPLTADLRSMGSPLTATRALTPPQAVGDGISAVGSTNRFCSPAPPSDGKVSPSTLSIGSALTLPSSLTSNSAAMLDLTSSLKAFMDGEIEINMLDEQLIKFLALQRIHQLFPSKAQSLASSVSSHQQSPVGNHIEAQRKEVQARAVFYPLMGLGGAVNMCYRTLYIGTGADMDVCLTSYGHCNYVSGKHACIFYDENTKHYELLNYSEHGTTVDNVLYSCDFSEKMTPTPPSSIVAKVQSVIKRHKSRKQEEEPHEEAAVMNSQAQGQHRKPCNCKASSSSLIGGSGAGWEGTALLHHGSYIKLGCLQFVFSITEFATKQPKGDTALVQDMDLEEKLSLKPHQVPVLRSNSVP, encoded by the exons ATGCTGCAGTATCCAGTAACTCT CAACCCTCCGCTCAGTGAGGAAATGCTGCCTCCGGGGGAGTGGATGTGTCACCGCTGCACTGTACGCCGCAAG AAGCGAGAACAGAAGAAAGAGCTGGGGCAGGTAAATGGATTGGTGGACAAATCTGGGAAAAGGACCACCTCCCCCACCAGTGACGCAGACCTGTTGGACAGGTCTAGCAGCAGCATCAGGGCTAATGCGCATGCCAGGATCTTGGAAAGGAGAGCAAGCCGGCCTGGCACTCCCACATCCAATGCCAGCACCGAGACCCCCAACTCAGAACAGAATGATGTCGATGAGGACATAATTGACGTGGATGATGACTCTGCCATTGCAGAAATGGActgtgggcagccccagctgAAGCGGCCCTTTGAGCTTCTTATTGCTGCTGCCATGGAAAGGAACCCAACGCAGTTCCAGTTGCCGAATGAACTGACCTGCACCACAGCACTTCCAG GTACTAgtaagaggaggagaaaggaagaaaccaCAGGAAAGAATGTCAAGAAAGCACAACATGAGTTAGACCACAATGGTTTGGTTCCCTTGCCGGTGAAAGTCTGCTTCACATGCAACAG GAGTTGCAGAGTGGCACCTCTAATTCAGTGTGATTATTGCCCGCTCCTGTTCCACATGGATTGTCTGGAGCCACCGCTTACTGCCATGCCTCTGGGTAGATGGATGTGCCCAAATCACATAGAACATGTGGTG CTGAACCAGAAGAACTTGACCCTGAGTAATCGGTGCCGAGTATTTGACCGGTTCCAGGACACCATATCTCAGCATGTTGTCAAAGTGGATTTCTTAAACCGAATCCATAAGAAACATCCTCCGAATCGCAGAGTTCTTCAATCAGTAAAGAGAAAAGGTTTGAAG GTTCCTGATGCTATAAAGTCCCAATACCGGCTTCCACCCCCGTTACTTGCGCCTGCAGCAATTAGAGATGGCGAGCTGATCTGTAACGGGATCCCTGAGGAACCCTTGCAGAAGCACCTTTTGAACACTGAGCACTTAGCCAGCCAGACAGAACAACAGGAG tGGCTCTGTAGTGTTGTTGCGCTCCAGTGCAGCATATTGAAACATTTATCTGCTAAGCAGATGACTTCGCTTTGGGACTCTGAACAAACAGAGAAGGCTGATATTAAGCCTGTTATTGTGGCAGACAGCTCACTCGCCAACCCTTACCAGGCAGCTGACAAGGCACCCACACCTACCCCCTATTCCATGTCATCCTGCACCTCAGGGATTACCACCCAGAATTCCTTGAGCTCCTCGCAATCCCAGCAGACTTTGTCACAGGAAGATGTCAACTGCAGCTCTTGTATAGATAAATCCAAGAAGGTGTCTTCTTGCGGGACTTCGAATGGGCCGACAGCCTCTGACATTAAAGTAAACGGTCCTCATTTCTATGGCGTTTCATCCGAATCTTCAGCACAGTTGACTGACTCCCAGAGGCTAATCGGATCTGGTAACACAATACCTGTTTTGTCTCATCGGCAAACGTGGCCTCGGCCCCTCACGCCCCCAGCGACTTGTGGACTTCTGAATCACACCATAGGAACCATTGTCAAAACGGAGAACGTAGCAGGACCCGTTTCTTGTGCACAAAGGGGTTCTGTGCCGGTCACAAGCATGCCTACGTCCATATCGAGCTCCTGTGCCAGCCTGGAGACCACCAGCACTTTGCAAAGAAAGAATGTGCAGACACAGATAGGACCGCCGCTGACGGCGGACCTGCGATCTATGGGCTCCCCTCTGACTGCCACAAGAGCTCTCACCCCTCCGCAGGCTGTGGGAGACGGGATCTCTGCTGTTGGGTCCACAAACAGATTCTGTTCACCAGCACCACCTTCAG ATGGTAAGGTCAGTCCCAGCACCTTATCCATAGGAAGCGCTTTAACTCTACCCTCATCACTCACTTCAAACTCTGCAGCTATGTTGGACCTCACCAGTTCCCTGAAAGCATTTATGGACGGCG AGATTGAGATAAATATGTTGGATGAGCAGCTGATCAAGTTTCTGGCCTTGCAGAGAATACATCAGCTCTTTCCTTCCAAAGCTCAGTCTCTAGCGAGCAGTGTCAGTTCCCATCAGCAATCTCCTGTGGGAAACCACATTGAAG CGCAAAGAAAGGAAGTGCAAGCCCGGGCGGTGTTCTATCCTCTGATGGGCTTAGGGGGTGCAGTCAATATGTGCTATCGAACCCTCTACATTGGGACAG GAGCTGATATGGATGTGTGCCTTACAAGCTATGGTCACTGTAACTATGTGTCTGGCAAACATGCCTGCATATTCTACGATGAG AATACGAAACATTACGAGCTGTTGAACTACAGTGAGCATGGGACGACCGTGGACAACGTTCTGTATTCGTGTGACTTCTCAGAGAAGATGACGCCCACTCCTCCCAGCAGTATTGTTGCCAAAGTGCAGAGTGTGATAA aacgacataaaagcagaaaacaagaagagGAGCCGCATGAAGAAGCTGCTGTGATGAATTCACAGGCGCAAGGGCAGCATCGGAAACCCTGTAACTGCAaagccagcagctccagcttaataggaggcagcggggctggctgggaggggacagccctgctccaccacgGCAGTTACATCAAGTTGGGCTGCCTGCAGTTTGTTTTCAGCATTACTGAATTTGCGACCAAACAGCCCAAGGGGGACACTGCCTTAGTACAAGATATGGACTTGGAGGAGAAGCTTTCTCTGAAACCCCACCAGGTGCCCGTGCTGCGGTCCAACTCAGTTCCCTAA